The DNA sequence CCGCGAAGATGATGGGGATGACCCCGGCGGCATTGAGGCGCAACGGGATGTAGGTGGTCTGGCCACCCATGACGCGCCGGCCCACCACCTTGCGGGCGTACTGCACGGGAATGCGGCGCTCGGCCTGCTGCACCATCACCATGCCGACGATGGCAAAGAGCAGCAGCAGGAAGAAGATGATCATGCCAAACAGGTTGGCCTCGCCCGTGCCGATGAGCGCGAACTGCTGGGCGATGGCACCGGGAAAGGCCGCCACGATACCCGCGTAGATGATGAGCGAGATGCCGTTGCCGATGCCGTATTCGGTGATCTTCTCGCCGAGCCAGATCACCAGGGTCACGCCGGCCACCTGGGTGACCATGACCGTGAACCAGAACAGGGGACCGCTCTCCCAGCCGATGCGCAGAGCGCCGCTCGGCCCCAGCAGCGCGATCGCCAGGAAGAGACCCTGCACCGCCGCCAGCCCGGTCGCGCCCAGGCGGGTGTACTGCTGGATCTTCTTGCGCCCTTCCTCGCCCTCCTTCTGGAGCTTTTCCAAAGGCGGGTAGGTAGAGGTCATCAGCTGGATGATGATGCTGGCGGTGATATAGGGAATGACGCCCAAGGCGAAGATCGAAAAGACCTCGAAGTTGCCGCCGGTCATGAAGTTAAGGAGGGTAAAGATATCGCCTTGGCCGAAGCCGCCCTGGCGGAGAATGGCGACGTCGATGCCGGGAGTCGGAATGAAGACTCCCAGCCGGTAGATCACCAGAAGGCCGATGACGACGAGCAGCTTGGCGCGCAGGTCGGGAATCAGCAGGGCATTGCGAAAGGCGCCAAGCATCAGGCGGGCTCCTCTTGCTCTCCACCTTGTGCCAGATCCTGTGCCAGGTCTTCTTGAACGGCATCCTGTTCTTGTTGGGCGCCCTGTTCTTGTTGCATACCCTGCGCTTCCGCGGCGCCCGATTCTTGTTCTGAGCCCTGTTCCGGAGCGGCCTGCTCCTGGCGGCTCACCCTGCCGCCCGATCCTTCGATC is a window from the Deinococcota bacterium genome containing:
- the secY gene encoding preprotein translocase subunit SecY, giving the protein MLGAFRNALLIPDLRAKLLVVIGLLVIYRLGVFIPTPGIDVAILRQGGFGQGDIFTLLNFMTGGNFEVFSIFALGVIPYITASIIIQLMTSTYPPLEKLQKEGEEGRKKIQQYTRLGATGLAAVQGLFLAIALLGPSGALRIGWESGPLFWFTVMVTQVAGVTLVIWLGEKITEYGIGNGISLIIYAGIVAAFPGAIAQQFALIGTGEANLFGMIIFFLLLLFAIVGMVMVQQAERRIPVQYARKVVGRRVMGGQTTYIPLRLNAAGVIPIIFAVSILVIPGTIIGAFPEVFWLQRVGDWFNPAVWQGLITQTILIILFTYFYTQITFDPRRISDNLREYGGFIPGVRPGQPTTDHLLRITTRITLWGALFLGSVNALPQVLGWITQTGQLAFVFSGTGLLIMVGVALDTLRQVESQMLMRHYDGFVSKGRIRGRGRRF